One window of the Xenopus tropicalis strain Nigerian chromosome 10, UCB_Xtro_10.0, whole genome shotgun sequence genome contains the following:
- the sall4 gene encoding sal-like protein 4 isoform X3 codes for MDTAEQKDCPSNTDGERAVKRCRMEETHICEKCCAEFFELSDLLEHKKSCTKNPPVLIMNDSEGAMPHDGYAEDSPEGAEAEPLEVPTVDNVQPKSSSVSPEKMEEKVDSAKKTVPQSTPKTNGLGYVSKTKLSNTNVTLQTINSTKVAVNQHAADGVATSQSNPNAIPMILEQLVCLQQQQLQQIQLTEQIRIQIAMMAPNSLHPSIAAATDPLKALGAHLSQQLSAAVALIGQKAGTQSLSLESLKQSKLPHSTVAMPTAGTVPLALTTSLLKQEPSLGLSTAVGRFPNPALPHSPGTVIFQNPINALDPSKKLKGKFPSVTTPETKPGGEDQFFRHKCKFCGKVFGNDSALQIHLRSHTGERPYKCNICGNRFTTKGNLKVHFQRHKDKYPHIKMNPYPVPEHLDNVPTTSGIPYGMSVPLDESNVIVDTKSGVAGLPNATNLSSLTETVLGAFPLNMQSRPSPGSEGESVSSGAVGQESGTDQSLNSPPVSGSSEQGSETTKLQQLVENLDKNGSETNECLICHRVLSCPSSLKMHYRTHTGERPFKCKICGRAFSTKSNLKTHYGVHRANTPLKLQHSCPICQKKFTNAVVLQQHIRMHMGGQIPNTPVTEDASDDLDIDSMMDEKNGELNNSFTDENPDDIDMEDDELAENASGSKPPTPHSETRAESPAMPFSSGTGQDNQVALPSALNLQRQNSVKSSENGSLESDGLTNDSSSVGDQEYPNGKSPTQSEARTFSPTNSQSDSIASKSPPSYNGLDDIGLLSKDEHSQNGSLNPDGDGALDLTNGGFTRKIKEEPGLLQNGELGRSPNMYVGAPPALIKMEVSSDRMAGAAQFLGPPNLSPGLTPLIVPQRRSAKQHICHTCGKNFSSASALQIHERTHTGEKPFACTICGRAFTTKGNLKVHVGTHMWNNSARRGRRLSVDNQIPALGTDAKKVAEIFPKFIVPPTVSIDPTMWNQYATALSNGLALKTNEISVIQNSAVPALPVSNGVAPVLSTATVTNIDVSAASVAQTLPEIGDSAAESVPKHQFSHFMEENIAVN; via the exons ctGAACAGAAGGATTGCCCAAGCAATACCGATGGAGAGAGAGCTGTGAAAAGATGCAGGATGGAAGAGACCCACATCTGTGAAAAATGTTGTGCGGAGTTCTTCGAGCTTTCTGATCTTCTTGAACACAAAAAGAGTTGCACTAAAAACCCTCCTGTCCTCATTATGAATGACAGCGAAGGGGCAATGCCCCATGATGGTTACGCAGAGGACTCTCCGGAAGGTGCCGAGGCAGAGCCTCTGGAGGTGCCAACTGTAGACAATGTTCAGCCAAAGAGTTCCTCTGTGTCTCCGGAAAAGATGGAAGAGAAAGTAGactctgcaaaaaaaactgtCCCTCAGTCCACTCCTAAGACTAATGGCCTTGGCTACGTGTCAAAAACAAAGCTGTCCAACACTAATGTGACTTTACAGACCATCAATAGTACTAAAGTGGCTGTTAATCAACATGCTGCAGATGGGGTTGCGACATCGCAGTCTAACCCCAATGCTATCCCGATGATCCTTGAACAACTAGTGTGCTTGCAGCAGCAACAATTGCAGCAGATTCAGCTAACTGAGCAAATTCGCATCCAGATTGCCATGATGGCCCCGAACTCCTTGCATCCCTCTATCGCTGCTGCCACAGATCCGCTTAAGGCTCTTGGTGCACACTTATCTCAGCAACTTTCTGCAGCTGTTGCTTTGATTGGCCAGAAAGCTGGAACGCAAAGCCTTTCACTTGAGTCTTTAAAACAGAGCAAGCTACCTCATTCCACTGTGGCCATGCCTACTGCTGGTACTGTACCTCTTGCCCTTACCACATCTCTCCTAAAGCAAGAGCCTAGCTTGGGGCTCTCCACTGCTGTTGGAAGGTTTCCCAACCCTGCCTTACCTCATTCCCCAGGCACAGTCATTTTCCAAAATCCCATCAATGCTCTGGATCCTTCAAAAAAGCTCAAGGGGAAGTTCCCAAGTGTAACAACTCCTGAGACGAAGCCAGGGGGTGAGGACcagttctttaggcacaagtgtaaGTTCTGCGGCAAAGTCTTTGGCAATGATAGCGCTTTACAAATCCATCTACGTTCTCATACCGGTGAAAGACCCTACAAATGTAACATTTGTGGGAACAGGTTTACAACAAAAGGAAACCTGAAGGTGCACTTCCAGCGTCATAAAGATAAGTATCCACACATCAAGATGAATCCTTACCCTGTTCCGGAGCATTTGGACAATGTTCCTACTACAAGTGGAATTCCATATGGTATGTCTGTTCCGTTGGATGAGTCTAATGTAATTGTGGATACAAAATCTGGTGTGGCTGGCCTTCCCAATGCAACCAACCTCTCAAGCCTTACAGAAACTGTTCTAGGTGCTTTTCCACTTAATATGCAGTCTAGGCCATCTCCTGGTAGTGAAGGGGAGTCTGTTTCTTCTGGTGCTGTAGGTCAGGAGTCTGGCACAGACCAGAGTTTAAACTCTCCCCCTGTGAGCGGATCAAGTGAACAAGGGTCAGAAACAACTAAGCTTCAACAGCTGGTGGAGAACTTGGACAAGAATGGATCAGAAACCAATGAGTGCTTAATATGCCACAGAGTGCTGAGTTGTCCTAGTTCCTTAAAAATGCATTACCGCACTCATACTGGCGAAAGACCATTCAAATGCAAGATCTGCGGAAGAGCTTTCTCAACAAAGAGTAACCTCAAAACCCATTATGGTGTTCACAGGGCCAATACGCCTTTGAAACTGCAACATTCTTGCCCAATATGCCAGAAGAAATTTACAAACGCTGTAGTGCTGCAGCAACATATCCGAATGCATATGGGTGGGCAGATACCAAACACACCAGTGACTGAAGATGCCAGTGATGACCTTGATATTGACTCTATGATGGATGAGAAGAATGGAGAGTTGAACAACAGTTTCACTGATGAGAACCCTGATGATATCGATATGGAAGATGACGAGTTGGCAGAAAACGCATCCGGCTCAAAGCCACCAACACCACACAGTGAGACAAGAGCAGAATCCCCTGCTATGCCGTTCTCTAGTGGAACAGGCCAGGACAATCAGGTTGCTTTGCCATCGGCATTAAACTTACAAAGGCAAAATAGTGTGAAATCAAGTGAAAATGGTTCTCTGGAAAGTGATGGATTGACCAATGATTCATCCTCTGTAGGGGATCAAGAATATCCCAATGGCAAGAGTCCCACACAGTCTGAAGCCAGAACTTTTTCACCAACCAATAGCCAGTCTGACAGCATTGCATCCAAGTCGCCCCCTTCCTATAATGGACTGGATGACATAGGGTTGCTGTCAAAGGATGAGCATTCTCAGAATGGCTCCCTAAATCCTGATGGGGATGGTGCCTTGGATCTAACGAATGGCGGCTTTACCCGGAAGATCAAGGAAGAACCAGGTTTACTGCAGAATGGAGAACTAG GCAGGTCACCTAATATGTATGTAGGTGCCCCACCAGCACTGATTAAAATGGAAGTATCCTCTGATCGCATGGCAGGTGCAGCCCAGTTCCTCGGGCCCCCAAACCTGTCGCCGGGACTGACCCCTCTTATTGTACCTCAGCGACGGTCGGCAAAGCAACATATCTGTCACACGTGCGGGAAGAACTTTTCCTCAGCAAGTGCCTTACAGATCCATGAAAGGACACACACCGGAGAGAAGCCATTTGCTTGTACAATCTGTGGGAGGGCATTCACCACAAAGGGGAATCTTAAG GTCCATGTTGGAACCCACATGTGGAATAATTCTGCTCGGCGAGGAAGACGACTATCTGTGGATAACCAAATTCCTGCATTGGGAACTGATGCCAAGAAAGTGGCTGAAATCTTTCCAAAGTTCATTGTGCCTCCTACAGTCAGCATCGACCCTACCATGTGGAACCAATATGCCACAGCCCTTAGTAATGGCTTGGCTCTGAAGACGAACGAGATATCTGTTATACAGAACAGTGCTGTCCCTGCACTGCCCGTTAGCAATGGCGTTGCTCCTGTGCTCAGCACGGCTACTGTCACCAATATTGACGTATCTGCCGCGAGTGTTGCCCAGACTTTGCCCGAAATTGGGGATTCTGCTGCGGAGAGTGTGCCAAAACACCAGTTTTCACACTTTATGGAGGAAAATATTGCGGTGAACTAA